TTTGGCTGAGAATAGATGCTGATAGTTCCGAACTATAATTTTCAGGAATTTCGAAACCGTCCACAATGACGTGACTTTTTAAATTATCTTCCGAGATTTTACACATAATGGTCTCCGGAAGGTTGTCAAAATACCCCTCTGGAACCTCAAAGACGGTGTCTTTGCTTTCAACCAATTTGACTTGCGTAATTATTTTTGATTCTAGATCATTGAAATAATTTTCTGGTAAGCCAAATGGATTTTTACGCAACGATGCTGGAAGATTGTTAGGCTCCAGCCCATCATGATATGTGCCATTTTCCTTCATAGTATCTTTTAGAGCCCAATTTAGCCAAAAGGTTTAATCGTTGTTGTTAAAAAAAGCTTCAATTTTTGTTGACGGCCAAATGATAGGAAGCTTTAAGTGCTCCAACACTTGTTCCGAGAACTTCCGAAATCTCTTCATATTTCATGTCTTCAAAATACTTCATATTGAAAACCAATTTCTGTTTCTCCGGCAAGGTCAACAGTGCCTGTTGTAATTTCATTTGAGCCTTGTCGCCGTTGAAGTAGTTTCCATCTGCAAGTGTTTCAGCCAAATAAGCAGTCGTGTCGTCATCCAACGACACGTTCTGCTTTTGTTTTTTCTTATTTAAGAAGGTGATACATTCATTTGTTGCAATGCGATAAAGCCAAGTATATAGTTGCGAGTCTTCTCGAAAGTTTCCAAGATTCCTCCATACTTTCACAAAGATATCCTGCACAACATCGTCCGCATCGTCATGATCGATGACCATTCTTCGCACATGCCAATAAATCTTCTGTTGATATTTCTTCAACAATAAACGGAAAGCTTCTTCTCGCGTACTCTCTTCAGCGAATTTTGCTATAATTAAAGCGTCATCCATATATTGACCTGCGTAGTATTTTTATTTTCTTTTGATTACTTTTTGAGCGGCAGCAACAATAGCCGCTGCATTCAAACCGTATTTCTCCATCAACTGAGCAGGAGTACCTGATTCCCCAAAACTATCATTGACAGCAACATATTCTTGTGGAGTAGGTAACTCCCTTGTTAGCACCTGAGCCACGCTATCACCTAAACCACCAAGACGATTATGCTCTTCTGCCGTCACGACACATTTGGTTTTCGCAACAGATTTCAAAATAGCCTCCTCATCCAAAGGTTTGATGGTATGGATATTGATAATCTCAGCGTTGATACCCAATTCAGCTAATTTCTCACCAGCTTGGATAGCTTCCCATACTAAATGACCTGTAGCAATAATCGTAACATCCGTTCCTTCATTTAATAATACCGCCTTACCAATCACAAATTCCTGATCAGCAGGAGTGAAGTTAGGGACAACAGGACGGCCAAAACGCAAATAAACTGGACCTTCATATTTTGCTGCTGCAATAGTAGCCGCTTTTGTTTGATTAAAATCGCAAGGATTGATTACCGTCATTCCTGGTAGCATTTTCATCAAACCGATATCTTCTAAGATTTGGTGAGTTGCACCATCTTCACCCAATGTCAAACCCGCGTGCGATGCAGCAATTTTTACATTTTTGTCCGAGTATGCAATCGATTGGCGAATTTGATCGTAAACACGGCCAGTAGAAAAATTCGCGAACGTACCCGTGAATGGAATTTTACCGCCAATAGTCAACCCGGCAGCAATACCCATCATATTTGCTTCCGCAATACCAATTTGGAAAAAGCGCTCCGGAAACTCTTTAATAAAATCGTTCATTTTTAACGAACCGATCAAATCGGCACATAATGCAACCACATTTTCATCTTGCTTTCCCGCTTCCAATAAGCCCGCTCCGAATCCTGAACGCGTATCTTTTGACTCTGTATAAGTATATTTTTTCATTCTAGTAATCTCCTAAAGTTTCTGTAAGCTGATTCAACGCCGACGCCAATTGTTCGTCACTTGGAGCAACACCATGCCATTTGTGAGAACCCATCATAAAATCAACACCACTACCCATCTCGGTATGCATTAGGATGATGACAGGTTTACCTTTTCCTGTACGTGATTTAGCTTCCGCCAAACCAGCTACAACAGCGTTCATATCGTTGCCTTTCGCAATTTCCATTACATCCCAGCCGAACGCTTCCCATTTTGCACGAAGATCACCAAGAGATAATACTTGATCCGTAGATCCGTCAATTTGCGCTTTGTTGTAGTCAACAGTAGCGATCAGATTGTCTATTTTGTTGTGTGGTGCATACATTGCAGCTTCCCAGACTTGGCCCTCCTGCAATTCACCATCACCCATTAATACATAAACTAGATTATTGTCTTTATTCAATTTTTTTGCCTGTGCGGCACCAATTGCAACAGATAATCCTTGGCCCAAAGATCCCGAAGCAATACGAATGCCCGGAAGGCCCTCGTGTGTTGTTGGGTGACCCTGAAGTCTGGAATTGATTTTTCTGAACGTTGCTAATTCGCTCACTTCAAAATATCCCGCATGTGCCAATGTACTATAAAATACAGGAGAGATGTGTCCATTTGACAGGAAGAATAGATCTTCTCCTTTTCCATCCATGTCAAAGGAAGGATTGCGTTTCATTGCATTGAAATAAAGCGCCACAAAGTAATCTGTACAACCTAACGAACCACCTGGGTGTCCTGATTGACAAGCGTGTACCATACGTACGATATCACGTCTTACCTGTGATGCAATTTGTTCTAGTTTGATAATATCTGCACTCATTTTTTTTGTTGGTTTCACAATTGGTCGTAAAGTTAACTATTTTTAAGCTAGATGCTTGTTAAAAAATGAATTTATATTGACTTATAACCGAATCTCAAGCCGCTTTAGAAGTATGTTCGCCGGATACCACTCAAAATGCTATTGGAGCCAGGGAGTTTTGCCTACCTGACCAGTATATCGATACGCTGGATATTTTCATGCCTTTTACATGACCGGACATAAAAAAAAGGATTCGGCCATTAGTAGTGCTGAATCCTTTTTTATTATAAATGTGAAGCTAAGATTACATGGCTTCAGCAACAACTTCGGTCACTTCCGGAACCATGCGCTTCAACAATCCTTCAATGCCTGCTTTTAAAGTAATTGTCGATGATGGACAACCACTACAAGAACCCTTTAGTTCAACCGTTACTACACCTTCATTAAATGATTTATAATGTATGGCACCCCCATCTTGTTCAACAGCAGGTCGTACATAGTCGTGTAAAACTTGTTGTATCTTTACTTCAGTTTCGGTACCCTCAAAATTCACTTCTGTGTCGTGGTGTACCGTTTTTACAGCAAGTTCAGACTCTACAGCACCTTTTACAAAATCTTTCAACAAAGCTTCGATGTCTTCCCATTCCGCATCTTCCGTTTTGGTAATAGTGACGAAGTTACTCGCGAAAAATACGCCATTTACAAAATTAAATTTGAACAATTCAAGTGCAAACGGTGAATCTTGTGCTGCCTCTTTATTTGGAAAATCCACACTACCGTTGATCAATAACTTATTGACCAAGAATTTCATGGTAGAAGGGTTGGGTGTAGATTCTGTATATACGTTAATCGTAGCCATGTATTATCTATTTTTTTATTCCAAGCAAATATATATCAAAAGGAGCTTTATTAAGGTCATTTATAAGTAAAAGCTTATAAAGTGACCCCCGTATAGTTAGCAGGACTGATCGCTTTCAGTTCTGCTTTAACTTTATCGGAAACATGGAGCTGATCGACAAACGTCGCTATTGTTTCTTTCGTTACCCGCGTGTTTGTACGTGTAAGATCTTTCAGCGCTTCGTACGGTTTTGGATAGCCTTCTCTTCGTAATATGGTTTGCAATGCTTCGGCAACAACAGCCCAGTTATTTTCAAGGTCATCAGCCAACGCCTGTTCGTTTAATATCAATTTTCGTAAACCTCTCAATGTCGATTTAACGGCAATGAGTGTGTGTGCAAATGGAACACCAATATTACGTAAAACTGTCGAATCTGTTAAATCACGCTGAAGACGTGAAATCGGTAATTTAGCGGAGAGATGCTCGAAAATAGCATTTGCAATGCCCAAATTTCCTTCTGCATTTTCAAAGTCAATGGGGTTGACCTTATGGGGCATAGCAGATGAACCGATCTGTCCGGCAGTGATTTTTTGTTTAAAATAATCCATCGAAATATAAGTCCAGATATCGCGGCATAAGTCGATCAGGATATTGTTTATGCGTTTTAAAGCATCACAGCTCGCCGCAAAGTTATCGTAATGTTCAATTTGCGTTGTGGTTTGTGACCGGTCCAAACCCAAGACATTGTTGACGAAATTATTTCCAAAATTGATCCAATTGGTTTCTGGATAAGCAACCTGATGCGCATTGAAATTACCTGTTGCGCCACCAAATTTGGCAGAATATGGTACTTGATTGAGTAGTTGTAACTGTCGCTCTATTCGTTCAATAAAAACATAAAATTCTTTGCCCAATCGAGTTGGAGATGCAGGCTGTCCATGGGTACGGGCCAGCATCGGAATGCCTGACCATGACGTCGCTAATGATTTTAATTCATGAAGCAACTCCTCAATCGCTGGCGAGTAGCTCTCTTTTATAGCTTCTTTCCAAGAAAGCGGAATAGCTGTGTTATTGATATCTTGGGATGTTAAACCAAAATGAATAAATTCAAGGTAGTCTTGTAATCCTAATTTTTCAAATTGGTCTTTCAGAAAATATTCAACGGCTTTAACATCATGGTTCGTAACTTTCTCTGTGTTTTTGATCCAAACAGCATCTTCCTCAGAAAAATTTCTATAAATATCACGCAATTTCTCATTTAGACTTTTGTCAAATTGTTGCAATTGTGCAATACCTGATTCACCTAATGCAATAAAATATTCCACTTCC
The genomic region above belongs to Sphingobacterium zeae and contains:
- a CDS encoding RNA polymerase sigma factor — its product is MDDALIIAKFAEESTREEAFRLLLKKYQQKIYWHVRRMVIDHDDADDVVQDIFVKVWRNLGNFREDSQLYTWLYRIATNECITFLNKKKQKQNVSLDDDTTAYLAETLADGNYFNGDKAQMKLQQALLTLPEKQKLVFNMKYFEDMKYEEISEVLGTSVGALKASYHLAVNKN
- a CDS encoding transketolase family protein — translated: MKKYTYTESKDTRSGFGAGLLEAGKQDENVVALCADLIGSLKMNDFIKEFPERFFQIGIAEANMMGIAAGLTIGGKIPFTGTFANFSTGRVYDQIRQSIAYSDKNVKIAASHAGLTLGEDGATHQILEDIGLMKMLPGMTVINPCDFNQTKAATIAAAKYEGPVYLRFGRPVVPNFTPADQEFVIGKAVLLNEGTDVTIIATGHLVWEAIQAGEKLAELGINAEIINIHTIKPLDEEAILKSVAKTKCVVTAEEHNRLGGLGDSVAQVLTRELPTPQEYVAVNDSFGESGTPAQLMEKYGLNAAAIVAAAQKVIKRK
- the purB gene encoding adenylosuccinate lyase, with protein sequence MALSSLTAVTPIDGRYYNNTHELSAFFSEFALIKYRVRVEVEYFIALGESGIAQLQQFDKSLNEKLRDIYRNFSEEDAVWIKNTEKVTNHDVKAVEYFLKDQFEKLGLQDYLEFIHFGLTSQDINNTAIPLSWKEAIKESYSPAIEELLHELKSLATSWSGIPMLARTHGQPASPTRLGKEFYVFIERIERQLQLLNQVPYSAKFGGATGNFNAHQVAYPETNWINFGNNFVNNVLGLDRSQTTTQIEHYDNFAASCDALKRINNILIDLCRDIWTYISMDYFKQKITAGQIGSSAMPHKVNPIDFENAEGNLGIANAIFEHLSAKLPISRLQRDLTDSTVLRNIGVPFAHTLIAVKSTLRGLRKLILNEQALADDLENNWAVVAEALQTILRREGYPKPYEALKDLTRTNTRVTKETIATFVDQLHVSDKVKAELKAISPANYTGVTL
- a CDS encoding NifU family protein — its product is MATINVYTESTPNPSTMKFLVNKLLINGSVDFPNKEAAQDSPFALELFKFNFVNGVFFASNFVTITKTEDAEWEDIEALLKDFVKGAVESELAVKTVHHDTEVNFEGTETEVKIQQVLHDYVRPAVEQDGGAIHYKSFNEGVVTVELKGSCSGCPSSTITLKAGIEGLLKRMVPEVTEVVAEAM
- a CDS encoding transketolase: MSADIIKLEQIASQVRRDIVRMVHACQSGHPGGSLGCTDYFVALYFNAMKRNPSFDMDGKGEDLFFLSNGHISPVFYSTLAHAGYFEVSELATFRKINSRLQGHPTTHEGLPGIRIASGSLGQGLSVAIGAAQAKKLNKDNNLVYVLMGDGELQEGQVWEAAMYAPHNKIDNLIATVDYNKAQIDGSTDQVLSLGDLRAKWEAFGWDVMEIAKGNDMNAVVAGLAEAKSRTGKGKPVIILMHTEMGSGVDFMMGSHKWHGVAPSDEQLASALNQLTETLGDY